In the Clostridiales bacterium genome, GCCAGCACTAAGCATATACAGATTAGACTTCTCCCAAACTTTCTCATCCTCATTTTCCTCTTTGGTGTTTTAAAATTGTCAATTGATATTATATTAACAATTTACCTGAATAATTATATCATTTATGCCTTCGTAATTAAATTGTAATTTTTACATAAAAACATTGCAATTTTTCCATAACTTTTCCATTATTTTCCCTAAAAAATCTTTATTATTAGATTGTGATAATAATTGTGTTTTTATTGATTTTTTAATGAAATATTTGGAATAAATAAAAAAGGGCTATTTTTTAGCCCTTTAATATGTAAAGATATTATAAGATATAGCTTATTTATACAATTGCTCGTAAATTATATCGGCCAATATATCAGCGCCGTCGCATCGGCTTTGCGCCTTGGCCGCTTGGATATACGGCTCCATTAATTCAGGTTTTTGGGCGAAAGCCTCCGCCAAAGCGACCGCTTTCTTGACGCTCCTTACCCTTATCGCGCAGCCTATTGAAGTGTAATGCTCGCATATCCATTTTTCTATGGGCGTAGCGCAAAAAGTGACTATACAAGGCACGCCAAAATACGCGGGCTCGGCCAAATTGCTGGCGCCCGCCTTGCCTATGAACAGATCGCACGAGGCCGCGAACATCAGCATCTTGTCGGTAAACCCGTAAGGTTTAAAAACAATATTGTCAGGCGGCGTTATTTTTTGGAACTCTTCGTATAGTTCTTGGTTTTTTCCGCACACCGCGATAAGCGTAAGATTGAGTTTGGATTTTAACAATTCATAAACCGTGTCTTTTAACTTGCCCGCGCCGTAAGCGCCGTCGGCCAGCAAAATCGTAAAATTGTCTTCTGGGATGCCTAGCTCGCGGCGGTAAAAGTTTTTGCCTTTGTTATAGTCTTGTATTTCTTTGCGAATCAAGAAAGGAACTTCCTTTATCGCTTCGGGCTTAAATCTTCCAAAGCGCTGGGCTTTTTTTACGCCCTTGCTTCCGCTAAGCAGCATAAGGTCGCCCCTATTATCCCATTGCAAGCCTACGATAGGGTCGGGACAAAAAGTAACTATCTTTGCTTTGGATTGGCCCTTTGCCCTTAACTCGCAAGCGTAATAAAGCGTGGAAAAATGGGTGTTAAATATCAAATCGGCGTCCAAACTCTTAAGATATTGCATGGACGGCTCAAAACCGCGCTTATACCTGACTTGATGAAGAAATTTCATGCTTATTCTGGTTCTGAAAATACTCAAAAGCAAAAATTGATAAAAACTGTTAAACCAATTTCTATTATGGCCCTTCACTTCGCGGATTAACTCGTCTTCCACGAATTTCATGTTCGGGTCGTTGGCGTCTTGGAAAAAGTATGTCTTTACCACCTCAACGCGATCGCCGTATTTTTTTACGAAAGCGTCGCTTACGGCCCTCATCGGCATAATATGTCCCATTCCCGCTTCCACAAAAGGAAACACCACTCTGGGCTTTTTTTTGCTTTCCATTTTATCCCCTTGTTAAATAATTTTTGAACCTTTAATTTATTTTACTAGATAATTTAAAATAACGCAATCCTAATTTTTTTCAAATTTTTGCCTAATGTTTTAGCGCATAAAATTGTCCGCTCCTTCAAAAAAGCTTAAAAGCGGACTTTTTTTTATTTTATTATAGGTCTTTTTGTCTAGTAAAATATTTTTTGCTCCAAGTTATAAAAATAAAGTAGCCGTATTATAGTTTTTATTATGCCTTATTAACAGCTTTTTATTGTTTTACAATTATCTTGGCTTTATACTCCGCTGTATGCGGCAAACCCGCCGTCTACCGCTATTACGCTGCCCGTAACAAAGCCGCTTGCCTCATCTGACGCGAGCCATAACAGCGTGCCGATCAAATCCGAAACCTCGCCAAATCTTTTTTGGGGCGTGGCGGCTAAAATCTTTTTGGTCCTTTCGGTGGGCGCGCCGTCTTTGTCAAATAATAGCTCGCGGTTTTGATGGCTGACAAAAAATCCAGGCGCGATAGCGTTGCAGCGAATATTGCAAGGCGCAAAATGAACGGCAAGCCATTGAGTAAAGTTAGAAATGCCCGCCTTTGCCGCGCTGTATGCGGGAATTTTGGTCAAGGGTCTAAAGGCGTTCATAGAAGAAATGTTAATAATATTGCCGCCCGTTTTGACCATGTCTTGAACAAACGCTTGTGTTACTAAAAATGCCGAGGTAATATTAAGGTCAAAGACAAATCTCAAAGCGCTCTCTTCCAAATCAAAAAATGTTTTTATATTATTTTTTAAATCAGGGGTCATAAATTCGTTATCGCAAGTCGCTTTAGGGCTATTGCCGCCCGCGCCGTTGAGCAAAAGATTGACGGCGCCAAACTTCGCGTTGACTTGTTCTTTGGCTTTAGTAATATCATCTTTGTTTAGGCAATCGCATTTTACGGCTATGGCGTTTTGCCCTATTTGGTCGGCGAATTCTTTTGCGGCTTCATAGTTAATATCCAGCAAGGCGACCTTGGCGCCGCAACTTGCGAGCGCTTTTGCCATTTCGCTCATTAACACTCCGCCCGCGCCCGTTATAACAGCCGTTTTGTCTTTTAAGTCAACAACAAAAGGTAATTTCATAATCAATAAACTCTCCTAATTTACTTTTCCCAGCTTTTGTTATTGCTTGCGCTTCTTAGTATGTATGAGCGGTCTTTTTTCTTTACCCTTTTAATTACGCAAGAGTCCGTCAAGTTCCCGCTTATAACTTTTATATTATTAACCTCTTCCATTTCAATAACAAACTCAAATATATAACGCCCTTGTTGCGTCGCTATAAGCTTGTCATTATTATATAGGCTTACCTGCTCTTGATTGGTATAAACTTTGATTTTGGTCGTCTTGCCCGTGCGGTTGACAAACCGTTTTGAGCAAATATGCACGAAAGGCTCGTCCGACCAATAAGCTTTATATAGATAAAAACTGTCTTT is a window encoding:
- a CDS encoding SDR family oxidoreductase, translating into MKLPFVVDLKDKTAVITGAGGVLMSEMAKALASCGAKVALLDINYEAAKEFADQIGQNAIAVKCDCLNKDDITKAKEQVNAKFGAVNLLLNGAGGNSPKATCDNEFMTPDLKNNIKTFFDLEESALRFVFDLNITSAFLVTQAFVQDMVKTGGNIINISSMNAFRPLTKIPAYSAAKAGISNFTQWLAVHFAPCNIRCNAIAPGFFVSHQNRELLFDKDGAPTERTKKILAATPQKRFGEVSDLIGTLLWLASDEASGFVTGSVIAVDGGFAAYSGV